The Bdellovibrionales bacterium genome segment AAGTCAGTTCAATTCGATTCTTCTTCATTTCTGAGGACTTCTCTTAGGTTTCTAATAACGTAGCCTCCATCCTTGTCGATGACAGTGTGTCCAACGGCATCGTTTGAACCAGCCTCTGCGACAATGGCCTCGTAAAGTTCCGGTACGTAGCCTTCCCCATGCAGGCCGGCAACACCGCCAAAGTACTCGCTCTCTTCAAGAAGTGACTTGATCGGAGCCATGGCTTGGTTTCCAAAGTCCTCCATGTCACCAAGGACGAAAGTGTACCTATCCCATGCCGCGCGAGGGTATTCATCCTCAAAGAGCTTCTTGGCTCTGTTTATTCCAGCCGAATAGTCGGTTCCTCCCCCCAACTGAAATTTAAAAAACTCGTCCCTATTTTTCAGCAAGTGCGCTGCATGATCAAACACGATAAAGCGAAAATCAAAGCCCTTGTAGTTGTATCTAACCAGAGCTTCCATATCATTAACAAACCTTTTAAAGGCATCCAGATAGGCGCCCACAGATCCAGAGGCATCCATAACAAATACCACGACAGCCTTGACGTCGGGTTTCTTCGTCGGCTTTGTCGATTTAACGATGATGTCTGAAAGTTGAAGCCCTTCAAATCCCTCGTAAATCATGTCTTCTGGATTTTCAAAAGGGTCTTTGCCTTCTTTGATTAAGGCCTCAACACCCCTGCCAACAGCATTTTCCATGATTCGATCTTCTCTCAAAAAACCGGCTAGGCTACGACGACTCCTGCCAGGTTTTCTCGCACTTGTCTTTGAGAGGCCCGGCTTCTTATTGAGCTTAGGCAAACGAACCCTTTCACCCAAAAATCGACTGTACAACTCTTCGGGTATATCAACCCAGGATGGATCACTCTCTTCTTCTCCCGGCTTATTCCCCCCTTTTCCACCTTTACTATCCCCTGGCCCCCAAAATCGATCACCTTTGTGACCATCAATGGGACCAACCTGCCCGTTGCCTCCCGCATCTGGATTAAACGGGCTCGCGATCAAGCCACTGGAGTTGGAATCTGATTTCGAAAAGGTCATGTGAAGATCAGAAGCCGCCTTTCCGATAGGAGCCGGAGGAAGGTCTTTGAGAGTTTGCTCTAAATGCTCCCTGTCGAATTCTATATGCACCTCTGAAGGAAGCGCACGCAGTTTTACTTTTCCTCCAGATCCTATGACAAAGCCCCCTTTCAATTTGCTCGCTCTCTCCATTGCCATGGCCATGCGTCGATTGAGCATCATTTCATAAGCTGAAATGGCTCCTGCTGAGTTCGGAGACTGAAGCACCATAGATCCCTCTGGAATGGGATCATCTGAGATTTTCTTTATTCCCATAGAGATCGCCTCTCTTAAGGTGTCAGATCCGCGGACCACTTTTTCCAACTGTTTATCGTCCTCAAGGTAAAGGTCTACAATATAGGCCTTCAGATAACTGGAAAGCTTCTCTGCAAACTCCGGCGCTGCTTCCTCAGTAAAGCTGCGCTTCCTGACTGTTCCAGTGTCAAGGACACCACCTGGATAAGTCTCTTTTACAATTTTATAAGCACTTACATCACCATAAGGGGACACAATGACTCTCGCTCGCATCAATATCGTCGGCTCAACAAATAGGTGGCCATACTCCCTTCTCCACCAGTCTGGCATATGCCAAATCCAATCGGGAGGCTGCTGACCCTTCTTTTCCATGAAAGTTGCTTCCAAGCTCATCGGACGGTTCATGATATTCGCCAAGGCATACAAAGCCGGCCCTACGGTCTCATGATCAATTGGAAGGACTCTTCCAAAATCATCATCAATCACCAACTCAACCTCTCCGGTGTTCGGTCGGGTAAAATTCATCAATCTCACACGAGGCCTGTAAGTGTACTTGGGCTTCAAAACGGAATCGATCAGCATCTGTGCCACCCGTTCTGGCTCGCGGCTCACAATAATCCACTGTGCTGGCGGTGGCTCATTTGGATTTGGAGGTGGCGGAGGAAGATTGGGATCATTTTCATCCCTGCTTGCTTTCCTCACGACGGCCAACTTTGTCTTATCAATAAATCGCTGATCGACCGCAAACCTGATAAAATCATCGTCCGTCATTGTTGCGATGAGCTCTTCACCATACCTTAGAAATTTCCCATCCTTTTCAAGCTGAGACTTCAATAATTTTATTTCAGGCTGTTCTTCAAAGCGTTCCCTAATGCGCCTCCAACAAAAAACTCCCAAGGAATATGGATCTCTCACCTTTGGCAATGTTTCCCCTTGCATC includes the following:
- a CDS encoding SpoVR family protein, producing the protein MISWALAFVGFFLGLSAQVHATGEKCMKELAKTADEKSQTGRYHYRIIESPRAVPEAQIYNKYVQELVRPGGVLEQLGLELPPQVMEFVPPLDLQAIVSGSAGGYPVRHYLDGANVLRSMKPTGGFALEVIYPGGGKKDQVGNQSGGQKPKVAYQHGLFRDDNVRDQQYSIVDHAFIGHSHFAKNSGLPHYRVGQGLEATRELDAVLEKAYREFDQDYVMRWYLFAQTLMPLLDYSGPYWEPVEDFVPKSGTTSWMSSGGGQVARPEIMSHPRKITENVLQAFTANLGPEEPSWKREILEKLIVSMSFRPALVHTQIMNEGWASIMQEIIPRHTETHHNFEYYLNSQRVMQGETLPKVRDPYSLGVFCWRRIRERFEEQPEIKLLKSQLEKDGKFLRYGEELIATMTDDDFIRFAVDQRFIDKTKLAVVRKASRDENDPNLPPPPPNPNEPPPAQWIIVSREPERVAQMLIDSVLKPKYTYRPRVRLMNFTRPNTGEVELVIDDDFGRVLPIDHETVGPALYALANIMNRPMSLEATFMEKKGQQPPDWIWHMPDWWRREYGHLFVEPTILMRARVIVSPYGDVSAYKIVKETYPGGVLDTGTVRKRSFTEEAAPEFAEKLSSYLKAYIVDLYLEDDKQLEKVVRGSDTLREAISMGIKKISDDPIPEGSMVLQSPNSAGAISAYEMMLNRRMAMAMERASKLKGGFVIGSGGKVKLRALPSEVHIEFDREHLEQTLKDLPPAPIGKAASDLHMTFSKSDSNSSGLIASPFNPDAGGNGQVGPIDGHKGDRFWGPGDSKGGKGGNKPGEEESDPSWVDIPEELYSRFLGERVRLPKLNKKPGLSKTSARKPGRSRRSLAGFLREDRIMENAVGRGVEALIKEGKDPFENPEDMIYEGFEGLQLSDIIVKSTKPTKKPDVKAVVVFVMDASGSVGAYLDAFKRFVNDMEALVRYNYKGFDFRFIVFDHAAHLLKNRDEFFKFQLGGGTDYSAGINRAKKLFEDEYPRAAWDRYTFVLGDMEDFGNQAMAPIKSLLEESEYFGGVAGLHGEGYVPELYEAIVAEAGSNDAVGHTVIDKDGGYVIRNLREVLRNEEESN